The following nucleotide sequence is from Novosphingobium sp. KA1.
CCGCAGCGTCCATGGTCGTTTCGAAAGCCGCTTCGTGGACGGCATGAACCTGACGGTGGCCGACATCGCTCCGCGCATCGGCAGGCCGGGCCGGACCTCGGGCGACATGTTCGATGCCGTGCTCGCCTATCTCGACGCATCGGGCGACAAGGTCGGCGCGGTCTTTGCGCTGGAAAAACGCGACGGCTTTGCCAACTTCGCCGACAAGGACGTGCGCGAGATGATCTACGAGCGCACGGCGGCAGGTGCGACGATGCTGCGCGACATGCTGTGCCGCGCCTGGGCGGAAAGCGCCGCGCCGCCGGCGAAGGTCGAGCCCTCCCCGATCGATTTCGCCAATCCGCGCTTCAACCCGGAAACCGGCTCGGCGCCCGATTGAGCCTGCCGGTCCAGCGCGGCGCGCACCCTGGCGTGCCGCGCATGGCCGACGTCGAAGCGCCGCACAAGCACGATCGCGGCGAGCGCGCCGGCAAGGGGCAGGCCCAGGCCCAGTCCGACCATCCCCGCTTCCACTGCCGGCCCCTGTTCGGTACCGGGCACGTAGCCCAGCCATCCCAACAGCCACCCGATCAGCGCCGTCGCCGCAGCGCCGCTTGCCTTCACCGCCACCAGGTAGAAGGCGAAGAGACCGGTTTCCAGCCGCCGCCCATGGCGCAGAGCCACGAAGTCCACCACATTGGCCAGCAAGCCCCAGGGCAGCATGAAGACCGATGCAAGCCCGAAACCGATCAGCGCCGCGCAGGCCGGCAGGGCCCAGGGAAGGCCAAGGCAGAGCGCGAACACCAGGAACCCGGCGGCGCTTGCACCGTGCCCCAGCGCCAGCACCCGCGCCTTGTCCAGGCGTGCCGTCAGCGCGGTCCAGAATAAAACGCCCGCGAACTGCCCGCCGGTCATCGCCAGCATCAGCGTCGTCACCATGTCCGGCCGCTTGACCACGTACGTGCCGATATAAAGCACCATCCGTCCGAAAGTGGGCATGGCAAAGCCGGTCGCGATGGCCAGCAGGCCCATGCCGATGACCAGCGGATCGCGCAGCGGCACGCCGATGCCGTCCCGTGCAGCAGCGTCGGCAGGCGGACGCTGACCGATGCCGCTTCCGGTTCCGGCGCCGCTTCCGCTTGCGCAGGTCAGCACGCACAAAGCCATCGTCAGGACAAAAAGAGCGCCTGCGATGAGGCCGGTCAGCGCCAGTCCATCGAAATCCCGGCTGCGCGCGGCGTGCTGGACAAGCGGGGTCAGCACGAGAGCGACGCACAGCGAACTCGCCGTGCTGAACAGCAGACGATAGCCGGAAACGCGGCCCCGCGCCCGGCTGTCGCCGGTGATCTGCGCCATCAGCGCATTGTGGGGCACGTCAATCACCGCATAAGCCCCACGAAAGACCAGCATGGCCAGCGCCAGCAGCCATCCTTCGCGCATGCCATGGGCGGGCATCGCGTAAAGCAGCGCAAAGGCCATGCCGCACGGCACCGTACCGGCCACCAAGAGCCAGCGATACCCGCGCCCCGTTCGGCGCAACCGGATCACCAGCGCGGCAGCGGCAATATCGAAGACCAGGTCTCCGGCCAGCGCCACCAGCATCAGCGATCCCGCGGCTACGGCGCTGAGCCCCAGCAGGTCGGTCATCAGGAACAGGATCGTCATGTCCGCCCCGGCAAAGACCAGGGCCTTGCCGAAATTGCCCGATGAATAGGCGAACAGCTTCACCTCTCGGATCAGGAGGTTCGGGCTCGGCCCGGTAATGGACATGGTAGATCGCACCGCCAGCAAATTCGGATGGCTCCTGTGCCCTAGCGGTGGTTCGTGACGGTTTTCGGACGTCGTGGCCGCGCGGATCTCCCCGCTTGCGGAAGCCGGCGGCATAGGCCGTGTCCGCTGACGGTTCTGGACCGAACCAAGCTGGTCGCTGCGGGCTAGGCCGATCCAGCCTACCTCTATGGTTAGGGCCACCTGCACCTTGCCCGGGAATTGTCGTTGGAATCGTCAGGCAGCCCGGAGGGCGTGGGCGCCTAGTCCTCCTTCATGCATCCCGCCCAAGGTTTCGATTCCGGCATCGGCAAGCGATGGCGGAGTATCCACCATAGGCAGGTCCGGCAGGGTTCCCGCGTAATGCGCAACGATCTCCGGAGCCAGCGGACGCTCGAACACCAGGCGATCCTCGCCGGCCTGACGCGCCCCGCGAAAAGGACCGATCGCGCCGATCCAGATCGTGAGTTCGCCCTCCGGCAGATCCGCCTTGCCGATCCGGCATTCCCGGCAGGACAGCGAATGGATCGAAATCGGCAGGACATGCTCACCCGGCGCGACAACTTCGCCCGGAATGACCGTCCTTGAAACCAAACCTCGCATGAAAGCGTCCCTGGGAAACTGGCAGAATGTCACACGACATGGACGGATGCGCATGCACGGTGTCCACGGCGTCAAGTGTGTGGGCCAAGTGCATGAGAAGGCAAAAAGTTCTCGCCCGATTTAAGCCGTAAGGAACTGCCGAGATCGCCGCCAGGTCGCGACATAGGTGAAGTCGGAGACCCATAGTGATCTGATCCTGAAGAACTGGATCGCTTTGAGTTATACCAAGACTCTCTGATCATGACCCATGCGCCCATTGGCGTAACCCGATGGACATGATGCGCCATGGCTGATCGATGAGGCGGTTCCAGGCGTGGCAGCAGTGATCGACGACGTTGTCGTAGGACGAGAAGATGCGGTTCGAGAGCCAATTATCGCGCATGAACTGCCACACGTTTTCTACGGGGTTGAGTTCGGGGCACTTGGGCGGCAGCGGCAGGAGGGTGATATTGGCCGGAATGTCGAGTTTGCCGGACATGTGCCACCCGGCTTGATCGAGCATGAGCACGGCGTGAGCACCGGGTGCGACCTGGCTGCTGATTTCTGCCAGATGCATGTCCATGGCCTCGCTGTTGCAGCGTGGCATGACCAACGCCGCACCTTTCCCTTCAGCAGGACATATTGCGCCGAAGATCCAGGCCGAAGCCCGGCGTAGATCACGGGGCGCAACGGGTCTGGTGCCACGCTTGGCCCAGCGTCGGGTGATCTGCGTTTTCTGCCCGATCCGGGCCTCATCTTGCCACCACAGTTCTATCGGGGTGCCTTTGGGCAGGCGCCTTCGGATTTGCGCCAGATGGGCGGGGAAGGCTTTTTAAAAGCGGCAATATCTTCAGGGCGCTGCCCCTGATGGCGTGGCCGGGCCGAGAGCTTGCGATAGCCCATGGTCCGGAGTTCATGCCCCAGCGCCTGCTTGCTGATCGAGATTTCGAACTCCTCCCATAGCCATTGGACGAGGTCGATGATCCGCCAGCGAACCACACCATGAACAGCAGGAATAGGGCCCGCTTCGATGGTTTCGGCCAGCGCGCGTCGATGGCAGTCGTCGAGGATGGTATCCGGCCCCGGCGCCCTGCGGGTTTCGAGACCATCAGGGCCATGCGCGTTGAAGCGCAGCACCCAGTCCCTGACAATCTGCAGCGTGACCCCGCCGACCTTGGCGGCCTCGCTTCGGCTGCCGCCGTCTAGGATCGTCGCAATCGCAAGCAGACGGCGAACTTGGTCTGCATCCTTGGCGCGGCGAGCAAAGGCCCGAACCTGCGCAGAACTGAAATCACCTCGAAGTCTGACCGGCGCTGCCATCGCAAAACTCCAACCGTTTGCGATGGTGAATCACGTCATGCCCCGGCCGCATACCCTCCGTGAGTCAGATTCCACAGGTTTTGGTATTAGAGTTTTTCTCCGTAAACTCCCCTGGCTGGGAGGAGCGAAGGACGATGAAGGCATCGCGATTCTCAGACGCACAGAGGGCGTTCATTCTGAAGCAGGGAGCCGAAGGCATTCCCGTGGCGGACATCTGCCGCAGGGCCGGGATCAGCCAAGCGACCTACTTCAACTGGAAGAAGAAGTGCGACGGCATGCTGCCGCCGGGCTTGCCGATAACGCCTACATCGAGGCGTTCAACGGACGCTTCCGGGCCGAGTGCCAGAACACCCACTGGTTCCTGACGCTTGCAGATGCCGGCGAAAAGTTGGAGAAGTGGCGCAGATACTACAACGAGGATCGGCCGCACGGTGCCATCGGCAACAAGCCCCCGATCACGCTGATGAAACCCAGTGACGCGCCCAGCCCGTCACCGTGACCAAGACCGGAAATCTAGTCCCGGGTGGTCCAGAGAATGGTGTCGGATCACCTCGTAGGCAGACTCTACATCAGAATGAAGGATCTTTCGGGGGGGCAGGTCATCGGTATTCTCCTTAAATTTTGGCAGATATCAAACTATCCTGCCGGCTTCTTTGGGCCCTTGCTTTCCAAGCCGACCGCCGCGAAAGTTCCACGGCTCTGGGGAAGGCCTCGGAGAAACTGCCCCTTATGCGACATTCAGCAGCCGATTTCGCGTTCCCAGGTCCGGCCAGTCCGGTTTCCACTCGCACCAAACCAATTTGCGAGAGCCGGATGAACTGCTGCACGAGGCAACACTCCCTCCGGCCTTCGGGTTTGATGATCAGATCTGCACCTGACCGCCGTCGACAAAAAGTTCGACACCGTTGACGAAGCTGGCGTCGTCAGAGGCCAGGAACAGCACCGCCCTGGCAATTT
It contains:
- a CDS encoding IS630 family transposase (programmed frameshift), which encodes MAAPVRLRGDFSSAQVRAFARRAKDADQVRRLLAIATILDGGSRSEAAKVGGVTLQIVRDWVLRFNAHGPDGLETRRAPGPDTILDDCHRRALAETIEAGPIPAVHGVVRWRIIDLVQWLWEEFEISISKQALGHELRTMGYRKLSARPRHQGQRPEDIAAFKKPFPAHLAQIRRRLPKGTPIELWWQDEARIGQKTQITRRWAKRGTRPVAPRDLRRASAWIFGAICPAEGKGAALVMPRCNSEAMDMHLAEISSQVAPGAHAVLMLDQAGWHMSGKLDIPANITLLPLPPKCPELNPVENVWQFMRDNWLSNRIFSSYDNVVDHCCHAWNRLIDQPWRIMSIGLRQWAHGS